The window CGCCTCCTTGGACATAGCGTCCAGGAAATAAAGTGATGGTGGCCATGGCATCCTCTTTTTTGGAGTGATACGAGAAGCATACGATCAATATGGTGTCGACTTCATGAAATTCGACGAACGTCGTCAAGAACGTATGTGCATTGTCGTCTTCAATATATGGTGGATGGAATCGCACGGCGAGTAAAAAATATGGAGGATGGTGTCGTGGAGCAAAGGCCATTACGGGCTGTCATTATTGGAGCCTCGTCAGGTATCGGCGAAGCGTTGGCACGACGTTTGTCTCACGCCGGTTGGCAATTGGGGTTGGCGGCGCGGCGTGTGGATAAGTTGAAACAGATCGTTCATGAGTTGGGGCAGGGTCACGTTGTTCGTCAACTTGATGTGACACATCCTCACGAAGCGATGACGACCATGGATGATATTATTCGTGATCTTGGTGGGATGGATCTGCTCGTTCTGTGCGCTGGAACGGGACATCTCAATACCGAAGCGGTTTGGGAGCCGGATCACGACACCATTGCCGTCAACGTCACGGGGTTTGCCGCCTTGGCCCAACATGGTTCGCGGTATTTTATGCATCAACACAGCGGCCATCTCGTCGGAATCACGTCCGTGGCATCGCTCCGCAGTTCGGGCGCAGGTGCGGCCTATAGTGCAAGTAAGGCCT of the Desulfovibrio inopinatus DSM 10711 genome contains:
- a CDS encoding SDR family NAD(P)-dependent oxidoreductase, which encodes MEQRPLRAVIIGASSGIGEALARRLSHAGWQLGLAARRVDKLKQIVHELGQGHVVRQLDVTHPHEAMTTMDDIIRDLGGMDLLVLCAGTGHLNTEAVWEPDHDTIAVNVTGFAALAQHGSRYFMHQHSGHLVGITSVASLRSSGAGAAYSASKAFESFYLDGLRALVKDRKLPITVTEIIPGFVDTAMMQAEKPFWVAQPEKAAEQIYHAIHRKAKRAYITKRWAIIGALLKLLPR